A genomic window from Candidatus Atribacteria bacterium ADurb.Bin276 includes:
- a CDS encoding hypothetical protein (Alanine racemase, N-terminal domain), producing the protein MMNRYIQKRLEIVQENILRSCQKSGRKSDEIKIIAVTKGIGVDQMQEAFSCGLNRFGENRIQEAEQKKISFRKEPIEWHFIGQLQRNKIPKVVEYFQYIHSLDRINQFQTLEKRLEMSNEDCYPVMVQVNLTGKEIQAGLEKQDVVPFLESLHFYRHIRVSGLMTIGPQGSLEEIRRVFRELYQIKEEVESKKYSWISPTLALSMGMSDDYPIAVEEGATYLRLGRCLFGERSY; encoded by the coding sequence ATGATGAATAGATACATTCAAAAACGATTAGAAATTGTACAGGAAAATATTTTACGTTCCTGCCAAAAATCAGGTAGAAAAAGCGATGAGATTAAAATCATTGCCGTAACCAAAGGGATTGGTGTCGATCAAATGCAAGAAGCTTTTTCCTGCGGATTGAATCGTTTTGGTGAAAATCGAATTCAAGAAGCCGAGCAAAAGAAAATTTCTTTTCGAAAAGAACCAATAGAGTGGCATTTTATTGGACAGCTCCAGAGGAACAAAATTCCAAAAGTGGTAGAATATTTTCAGTATATTCATTCTTTAGACCGGATAAATCAGTTTCAAACCTTAGAAAAACGCTTGGAAATGTCAAATGAGGATTGTTATCCGGTTATGGTACAGGTGAATTTGACTGGCAAAGAAATCCAAGCTGGGCTTGAGAAACAAGATGTCGTCCCTTTTTTAGAATCTTTGCACTTTTATCGACATATTCGAGTCAGTGGGTTAATGACCATTGGGCCTCAAGGAAGTCTTGAAGAAATTCGTCGAGTTTTTCGTGAGCTTTATCAAATCAAGGAAGAAGTAGAGAGTAAAAAGTATAGTTGGATTTCTCCAACTTTGGCTTTATCAATGGGAATGAGTGATGATTATCCAATAGCGGTTGAAGAAGGTGCAACCTATCTTCGGTTAGGACGTTGTCTATTTGGAGAAAGGAGCTATTAG